Proteins encoded together in one Bombus affinis isolate iyBomAffi1 chromosome 2, iyBomAffi1.2, whole genome shotgun sequence window:
- the LOC126928717 gene encoding protein downstream neighbor of son homolog — translation MEDRNKLQSEWKRPDEVMQLHRLKMKKRALQARINNTRINKKNLESEPTQKSNNQNIVSNHYVGQKRKNPFIKDETDKKLNITPPDMEASNDNTLFELLKIKVPKVNETENSINDRSLTFSNAFLQLEANKNILDLEIPKGEKYIPIDWTLKTKMRFMSPKPFPWNCKLKTSEEASGTTGFVRCLDISEQHSTLDTSPNARLHQCCLIWQHPSLPWLELFPRSTGKVSANLTSNSMIVNNMLIKEALYKEWSESFRSLFHLLRARQCPYFYVCATNFTVLFRAAGICGISEAHALLTPTTRGFRQSLKQEEIEYTMPLRKDCKRQLDVTDSGYDTADSATSLSYTENQNLDDEEDETQDEWLQSLGVENSEIRKINNSQARMTLEKETELDNMKQSLIFVKGVESQALFNFLINCKSAITTTGPLAGVPPTLLSPVAFHGATLKPIRVKESIVRVDSEKYFSLELKGPLLPHVLPSLCSLMKSSQLEQYSASCARLHSTTSFSAMKNNFEQMELGNIPKIPENVFGKENLSDCGFSSELLKDFCSPDPTNIQIIENIKFSNNSYTWS, via the exons ATGGAGGATCGAAATAAATTGCAATCAGAATGGAAAAGACCAGACGAAGTAATGCAGTTGCAtcgtttaaaaatgaaaaagcgTGCCCTACAAGCACGTATAAACAATACAcgcattaataaaaaaaatttagaaTCAGAGCCTACACAAAAATCCAATAATCAAAATATTGTGTCCAATCATTATGTAGGTCAAAAGCGAAAGAATCCTTTCATTAAAGATGAAACAGATAAAAAGCTTAATATAACACCTCCAGACATGGAAGCTAGTAATGATAATACActatttgaattattaaaaataaaagtccCAAAAGTGAATGAAACAGAAAACTCAATAAATGATCGTTCTTTAACATTTAGCAATGCATTTTTACAATTGGAAGCAAATAAGAATATTTTGGATTTAGAAATACCAAAAGGTGAAAAATATATTCCAATAGACTGGACTTTAAAAACTAAAATGAGATTTATGTCTCCAAAACCATTCCCTTGGAATTGTAAATTGAAAACTAGCGAAGAAGCTTCTGGTACGACTGGTTTTGTAAGATGTTTGGATATTAGTGAACAACATTCGACTTTAGATACTAGTCCAAATGCAAG GTTACACCAATGCTGCTTAATATGGCAGCATCCTTCATTACCATGGTTGGAGTTATTTCCTCGTTCTACTGGGAAAGTAAGTGCAAATTTAACAAGTAATTCTATGATAGTAAACAACATGCTCATTAAAGAAGCTTTATACAAAGAATGGAGTGAAAGCTTCAGGTCACTTTTTCATTTATTGAGAGCACGACAATGTCCATATTTTTATGTTTGTGCGACCAATTTTACTGTATTATTCCGTGCTGCTGGAATTTGTGGAATTTCTGAAGCTCATGCACTTTTGACACCTACAACACGTGGTTTTCGACAGTCTTTAAAACAGGAAG AAATTGAATATACAATGCCTTTGAGAAAAGATTGTAAACGGCAATTAGATGTAACTGATTCAGGATATGATACAGCAGATTCAGCTACATCATTGAGCTATACAGAGAATCAAAATCTTGATGATGAGGAAGATGAAACACAAGATGAATGGCTGCAGAGCTTAGGAGTTGAAAATTCTGAAATtcgtaaaattaataattctcAA GCAAGAATGAcattagaaaaagaaactgaACTGGACAATATGAAACAATCCTTGATTTTTGTAAAAGGTGTAGAGTCACAAGCTTTATTTAACTTCTTAATTAATTGTAAATCTGCCATTACAACAACTGGTCCTTTAGCAGGAGTACCTCCAACTCTTTTATCACCAGTGGCTTTTCATGGTGCAACATTAAAGCCAATTagg GTTAAAGAAAGCATAGTTCGTGTTGacagtgaaaaatatttttctctggAATTAAAAGGACCCCTCCTACCACATGTCTTACCTTCACTCTGTTCTTTAATGAAATCTAGTCAGTTAGAACAATATTCTGCGAGTTGTGCACGATTACACTCAACAACTTCATTTTCagcaatgaaaaataattttg AACAAATGGAATTAGGAAATATACCAAAAATTCCAGAAAATGTTTTTGGTAAAGAGAATTTGAGCGATTGTGGATTCAGCAGCGAATTATTAAAGGATTTTTGTAGTCCTGACCcaacaaatattcaaattatagaaaatattaaattttcaaataattcgtATACATGGTCTTGa